DNA from Daucus carota subsp. sativus chromosome 1, DH1 v3.0, whole genome shotgun sequence:
CAATACTACTCCTTGTGACATCTATGTTTTCGGGTATAATTCATACGTAAACAATTCttactgttttttttataatgcaTCTTGATatgtttgtataaatatttttatatttgaatgtcTTCAGATTTCAAGAAGTTGTTCCTCTCAGAGCTGCAAATATCCTTGGATCCGAGAAGAGTAAAATTTGCATGAAATGGAATTCATTGATCAGGAAGTCCCTAAACAAAAGCACTCGCACCAGCAATGGCAATAACTCAATCCAGAGCAGTGGTAGACAAGACTTCCGGTGTCTCATCAGTAAACAAATGGTTGGAATATTAATATCCGTCTGGGTTCGTGCGGATCTTCATTCCTTTGTGAGAAACCCTAACGTTTCATGTGTAGGTTGTGGCATCATGGGATGTCTAGGAAATAAGGTACTCTAAATTTATGTGCCTATGCATCTATATGTACTAATTAAGCACACTGATACTTCGGTTCAATTGAGgatcaattttatattaatttcacTCTACTTGCAGGGTGCAATATCAGTAAGGTTCAGATTACACGAAACGAGCTTCTGCTTTGTGTGCAGTCATCTGGCTTCAGGGGGAAGGCAAGGAGATGAGAAAATTAGAAACTCCAATGTTGCTGAAATATTTTCACGTACAAGTTTTCCTAAAGGCACCGCGCTTGATTTGCCAAGGAAGATCACAGACCATGAGTATGTCTGCTGCAGGCATTTCCCATAACTTTTGTTATTAATTAACTAACATTGATTTGATCCTGATTAACAACTCGTTGATTAGGTCTTAATATGtttaatcaataaataattCGACCTCATATTATAAAACCAGACAAACCATAAGTCATGAAAATAAGACATAAGTAACATTACTAAATTAATAGCTTAATCCCTATTGCTCCTTTTGTTTAGGCTTAAGTTGTCGTTATTAATCTAAAGCCTACGATCTTATAGAGACTACAGTTAAGGTTCTGATGTTTAAGTtagtaaaatattgttaatttcAACGCTTAAGGTTGTTGTCAGCAATAGTATATATCTGACCAATGAGCTAAATGATCATTAGCTATGTATTCAACCAACTGAAAAGGATGGTTTCCATTATACAATTTGTAATAAACTTAGATTATTGGTTTCATTATACTAATTGACTTCTAAATTAGAAAGTTAAATATTGTTTTGTGCTAGTGGAAGGAACAAGAACCATCTTGAGGTGTGACATCCTGCACTAGTCCAAATCAGtatctaatttttatttctgcTACCTATATATCTACTACTTAATAGTAATTATTGGTAATGTTTAATCTATCACAGCCGGGTAATCTTGCTGGGAGACTTGAATTACCGAATCTCATTGCCGGAACATAAAATCAGAGCACTGGTAGATAAAGAAGAATGGAATATGTTACTTGAAAATGACCAGGTAGtctcatgtttaatttttgtatCAGCTCTTCTCTGCAGCCTCATTAGTCTGTCAAATTGGCTTATTGGTGaaattaaatcaatttattCATGGAAATTTGTAGCTAAAGCAAGAGATAAGAGAAGGTCAGGCATTTGAAGGCTGGCATGAAGGAACAATCAACTT
Protein-coding regions in this window:
- the LOC108197128 gene encoding type IV inositol polyphosphate 5-phosphatase 9, with translation MPRKLGEVMWPRLIASKILRKTLGSNNFVADFPSGLEDYSVELPSLDLESANNSNSIFTDYNKETNNYKVFTSTWNVGGVSPTDDLNMEDLLHTPNTTPCDIYVFGFQEVVPLRAANILGSEKSKICMKWNSLIRKSLNKSTRTSNGNNSIQSSGRQDFRCLISKQMVGILISVWVRADLHSFVRNPNVSCVGCGIMGCLGNKGAISVRFRLHETSFCFVCSHLASGGRQGDEKIRNSNVAEIFSRTSFPKGTALDLPRKITDHDRVILLGDLNYRISLPEHKIRALVDKEEWNMLLENDQLKQEIREGQAFEGWHEGTINFAPTYKYNPNSDTYYGSDHGKKGEKKRAPAWCDRIIWFGEGLKQHSYSRTESKLSDHRPVKAVFTSRVKVLQSVKGFRSFFLSERFDMIPNRLRMPLNHEF